The following nucleotide sequence is from Hydrogenispora ethanolica.
GTCTGAATGCTCTCAACCAGATCCGCATATAGGCGGATGACATCGGAGTCGGAAGTCAGCTCCCTGCTCGCGAATAGCCCAATAAAGGCCATGTTCAGGAACAACATCGCGATGGCGAAAACGATAAAAAAAGTTTTATAGGAGCAAATCCGGGCAGAGAGCAAGTTTTCCTCCGGGTTCAAAAGTTTGGGACCCGCGTGTGGCGAAAAAATCAACTCGAACCACAGGCGATCAGAATCATTATAGCCATTCGGCGAGACCGAGTCAATTCCATAAATATTCTCAGCGTGGGACGACGTCCGCACTACCGCTCCACTCCCGTTCCGGGTTTTTGGGGCTCGCTCCGCTCTACATTTCAACCCCGGATACCGGCAATGAAACCATTGTCACTATTTAAAAATGTAATAAATGGGGTTTCTTTTTTGTTTTATATAACAAATCGAACAAAGTCATTTTGAGCCTGGGCAATTCATTTTGGAAATTCTAAATTTTTCATTGCTAGGAAGAACATTAATTTTTCAATGAAAATATGGAAATTGCTAAGATTTATATCATTATTTATATTTGTAATCTCGAAAACGGATTTATGAATGATTTTTTATTTTATGAGGCTTTACAATACATATAATGGATATTCAATATTTGATGAAGTATGTTATAATACAGACCATTGGGAGGGGTTTTTTGATGAAAACGATCGTAACGACGTTTACCTCGGTCTTCATTTTCATGACGTTCGCCACTGCAACCCTAGCGGCTCCCGGACCCTCATGGCAACTCTCCGCCCAGCAATGGAAGGTTGACGGCTCTTTTAATTATGATCTACATTATGAGGACTCATCACAATTGCTATCCAAAGTCAGCCTGCCTCAAAAACAACAGATGACACTCTTCGGACTCCAATACAATTTTGGCAACGGTAAAAACTTCATCCGGGGACAATACGGCCAGACCGGCCTCGGCAATAAAGGCAGAGGTTATGATAAGGATTGGACCATTCCCGGCCTGGATATATTGACGGATTACGGCGATATGACAGCCTATGGCCGCCAGAAGGTGCTGTCGGTCGATATCGGCAGGACGCTGGTGGAAAACGAGCGTTTTTCGAGCGCTGTTTTTGCCGGTTGGGGCCGGCAAGACACCAGCAACAAGCTGAATGATGTGGTTTATCATCTTTCGGACGGCATTCCCGTCGGTAATCTGACCCAACCCGACGATGGAAGTTATCTCAATGGCAAGCTCAGCGGCCCGCGCATCGGAATTGACAATACCATCCGTTTCAACTCGAAGCTGGCGATGTCGGCAGGGGTCAGCGTTGCATATCTTTCGGCCAAAGCCTATGGCCATTGGGCCAATCACACCCCGGCCTGGGACTGGATCGACACCGGTAACACCTTGGGGGTTGAAATGAATGCCGGTCTAACCTACGCCATCAACCCTAATTTTACCGCCGAATTAGGCTACTCCGATCAATACGCCAAAGCCACCGGCTGTAATGAAACGCTCAACGGCAGCTCCATTCCGGAAAAGGTCGATCTGGAATTTGCGCAACACGGCTTCCGACTGGGCATGAATTACCGGTTTTAATTGAAACGTTCCTTTGAAATGTAAGTTTTCTGCTTTCGTCCGAAAAAATAAAAAAACAAGCCGCTTCCGCTCTCCGGATGAGCAGAAATGCTTGTTTTGGCCTGGGGGCTGTAACGCGAAGAAGGCCATCCCTCTTTGGGCGAGGGAATGATAACCCCCGTTTCTCCGGCGGAACACGGTGATGCGCTCAATGGGAAATGGGTGGAGTGGTCTT
It contains:
- a CDS encoding outer membrane protein, giving the protein MKTIVTTFTSVFIFMTFATATLAAPGPSWQLSAQQWKVDGSFNYDLHYEDSSQLLSKVSLPQKQQMTLFGLQYNFGNGKNFIRGQYGQTGLGNKGRGYDKDWTIPGLDILTDYGDMTAYGRQKVLSVDIGRTLVENERFSSAVFAGWGRQDTSNKLNDVVYHLSDGIPVGNLTQPDDGSYLNGKLSGPRIGIDNTIRFNSKLAMSAGVSVAYLSAKAYGHWANHTPAWDWIDTGNTLGVEMNAGLTYAINPNFTAELGYSDQYAKATGCNETLNGSSIPEKVDLEFAQHGFRLGMNYRF